Part of the Paludisphaera borealis genome, CCGTTCCCAGCAAGCAAGCGGCACCTTCGTGCTTCTGGCGGTTGAGCAGGTCGGCCAGGGGCTCGGGGCGGAGCAACGGCTCGTCGCCGACCAGGATCAGCGCTGGGCCCTGATAGTCGCCCAGAAGCGGCCGGCAGACCTTGACGGCGTGGCCGGTGCCGAGCTGTTCCGACTGGGTGGCGAACAGGATGTCGGGCTCATTCTGCAAGGCGGAGTAAAGCTGCTCCGAGGCGTAACCGACGACCACGACGATCGTCTTCGCCCCCGCCCCCCGAGCCGCGTCGACCACGTACTGAATCATCGGCCGGCCGCAGACCTCGTGGAGGACCTTGGCTTTCTCCGACTTCATCCGCTTGCCCTGGCCTGCCGCCAGGATGATCGCTACAGGTCCTTTAATCGCCATCAAGCCGATCCTGGTTGAAAAAGGATTCTTCGACGTCCGTCCTGGCTTCGTCGTTCCCGCTCATGACCGATCGCATCATAGAAGACCGCCCGTCGGATCGTCAAACCTCGGGGGGGAAGTGAGGGCGTCCGGCGCATCGTGTGCGATCCACCGGTGAGCCGGGCTGGCTTCTTTCGGGCCTCAAGGAGTTACTTCTTCACGATCGGCATCGTGATGACAAGCCCGGCCGCGCGGCTCTTGTTGCTTGTACGACCCGGCAGGTGGCACTTGAGGCACTCGGAACCCAGCGTGATGAGACCGACGCGGCGATAGACTCCGTCCCCGGCGAGGTCGTATTCCTCTTTGCCCGATACAAGGACCTTCACGGCTTCCTTCTCGAATTCATTCCGAGGAGCATGGTCGATGTTCATCGCCTTCGTATCGACGGCGAGCCAGTGGAGTTCGACGCCGTCGCGCTCAGCCAGCCGTTGAAACACCAGCTTGAGGGTGGCC contains:
- a CDS encoding c-type heme family protein encodes the protein MYRLKSSVCVVRTIIAGLALTIFSSGATPPDEPSATAAVVPRPSAGEARERAKLLHGTIHDTLQIVHSRYYREDEGLPIPAATLKLVFQRLAERDGVELHWLAVDTKAMNIDHAPRNEFEKEAVKVLVSGKEEYDLAGDGVYRRVGLITLGSECLKCHLPGRTSNKSRAAGLVITMPIVKK